In one Aromatoleum aromaticum EbN1 genomic region, the following are encoded:
- the queE gene encoding 7-carboxy-7-deazaguanine synthase QueE produces the protein MQQASDRHDVKVRLTEIFASLQGESTRVGLPTVFVRLTGCPLRCVWCDTEYAFQGGESRSIASIVEEVLGHGIEHVCVTGGEPLAQKSCLALLAALCDAGLSVSLETSGALDIAAVDPRVSRVMDLKAPGSGEVARNRWDNLARLNERDEVKIVLADRLDYEWAVQCLAEHRLAQRCTVLLSPVQGKLDPAQLAEWIVRDRLPVRFQLQLHKILWNDARGR, from the coding sequence ATGCAGCAGGCAAGCGACCGCCACGACGTGAAAGTACGGCTGACCGAGATCTTCGCGTCCCTCCAGGGAGAATCGACGCGAGTCGGCCTGCCCACCGTTTTCGTGCGGCTGACCGGCTGTCCGCTGCGCTGCGTGTGGTGCGATACCGAGTACGCATTCCAGGGCGGCGAGAGCCGCAGCATCGCGTCGATCGTCGAAGAAGTCCTCGGGCACGGCATCGAACACGTCTGCGTCACCGGAGGCGAACCGCTCGCACAGAAAAGCTGCCTCGCGCTGCTGGCGGCGTTGTGCGACGCCGGCCTTTCAGTGTCGCTCGAAACGAGCGGCGCACTCGACATCGCCGCAGTCGACCCGCGCGTGTCGCGCGTCATGGACCTGAAAGCACCCGGCTCCGGCGAGGTTGCGCGCAATCGCTGGGACAACCTCGCGCGCCTGAACGAGCGCGACGAAGTGAAGATCGTCCTCGCCGACCGACTCGACTACGAGTGGGCCGTCCAATGCCTCGCCGAACATCGGCTGGCGCAGCGCTGCACGGTCCTGCTGTCGCCCGTACAGGGAAAACTCGACCCCGCGCAGCTCGCCGAATGGATCGTGCGCGACCGCCTCCCCGTGCGCTTCCAGCTTCAGCTGCACAAGATTCTCTGGAACGACGCCCGCGGGCGATAG
- the queC gene encoding 7-cyano-7-deazaguanine synthase QueC, with protein MTEPKRAIVLLSGGLDSATCLAIARNAGFDCYALSIAYGQRHTAELAAARRVAQSLDAREHRLAHVSLGEFGGSALTDSSIPVPIEGAVGGIPVTYVPARNTVMLSIALAWAEVLGAHDIYVGVNAVDYSGYPDCRPEFIAAFEAMANLATKAGIEGARITIHAPLIRLSKAGIIQRGTALGVDYAQTVSCYQADEAGRACGVCDACRLRKAGFEAAGIPDPTPYR; from the coding sequence ATGACTGAACCGAAACGCGCCATCGTGCTGCTCTCCGGCGGCCTGGACTCCGCAACCTGCCTCGCGATCGCCCGCAACGCCGGCTTCGATTGCTACGCACTGTCGATCGCTTACGGGCAGCGCCACACTGCCGAACTGGCGGCGGCACGGCGCGTCGCGCAAAGCCTCGACGCCCGCGAGCACCGGCTCGCCCACGTCAGCCTCGGCGAATTCGGCGGCTCGGCGCTGACGGATTCGTCGATTCCGGTGCCGATCGAAGGTGCGGTCGGCGGCATCCCCGTCACCTACGTGCCGGCCCGCAACACCGTGATGCTGTCGATCGCCCTCGCATGGGCGGAAGTTCTCGGGGCGCACGACATCTACGTCGGCGTCAATGCCGTCGATTACTCCGGCTACCCGGACTGCCGCCCGGAATTCATAGCCGCCTTCGAGGCCATGGCCAACCTCGCCACCAAGGCCGGCATCGAGGGCGCGCGCATCACCATCCACGCACCGCTGATCCGGCTGTCGAAAGCCGGCATCATCCAGCGGGGAACGGCGCTCGGCGTCGACTATGCCCAGACCGTCTCATGCTATCAGGCCGATGAGGCCGGGCGCGCCTGCGGCGTGTGCGACGCATGCCGCCTGCGCAAAGCCGGATTCGAAGCTGCAGGCATCCCCGATCCGACTCCCTACCGGTAG
- a CDS encoding DUF7146 domain-containing protein has translation MRQIAKGRWRGILLALGLDERTLSGKHCACPLCGGKDRFRFDDKDGRGTYFCSGCRPGDGVHLAMGITDLSFVETARRIEQLAGVVQPVTRTPERSDDDKLDALRRAFRESKPIERGDEAHRYLAGRGLALYDLPESIRLHPGMQYRDDETSGMFPAMVSLVTGPDGKAVSIHRTYLRDARKAPVAAPKKLMQGLPLAGAAIRLTPVSEVLGIAEGIETALAASELFEVPTWSCISTAGIESFEPPEGVREIVIFADHDANFAGQKAAYAAAHRLKIRGFEVEVCVPPGVGDWLDELNRRAHAEALAHEELVKSRLLADLERLRAGGASHAEMLAHLERQTHEAGGHRNL, from the coding sequence GTGCGCCAGATCGCAAAAGGCCGGTGGCGCGGCATCCTGCTGGCGCTGGGGTTGGACGAGCGCACTCTGAGCGGCAAGCACTGCGCCTGCCCCTTGTGCGGAGGCAAGGATCGCTTCCGCTTCGATGACAAGGATGGGCGCGGGACTTACTTCTGCTCAGGCTGCCGGCCCGGTGATGGCGTCCATCTTGCGATGGGCATCACCGACCTGTCCTTCGTGGAAACCGCGCGGCGCATCGAGCAGCTTGCCGGCGTGGTGCAGCCCGTCACCCGCACCCCCGAGCGCAGCGACGACGACAAGCTCGACGCCCTACGCCGGGCGTTCCGCGAGTCGAAGCCCATCGAACGAGGCGATGAAGCGCATCGCTACTTGGCTGGGAGGGGGTTGGCGCTGTACGACCTGCCCGAGTCCATCCGCCTGCATCCCGGCATGCAATATCGGGACGACGAAACGAGCGGCATGTTCCCGGCGATGGTGTCGCTCGTGACCGGGCCGGACGGGAAAGCCGTGTCGATCCATCGAACATACCTTCGGGACGCACGGAAAGCGCCCGTGGCGGCTCCGAAGAAGCTGATGCAGGGGTTACCCCTTGCCGGCGCTGCGATCCGCCTGACGCCCGTTTCCGAAGTGCTGGGCATTGCCGAAGGCATCGAGACTGCGCTGGCCGCATCCGAGCTGTTCGAGGTGCCCACATGGTCCTGCATCAGCACTGCCGGCATCGAGAGCTTCGAGCCGCCGGAAGGTGTCCGGGAAATCGTCATCTTCGCGGACCACGACGCCAACTTCGCCGGCCAGAAAGCCGCCTATGCCGCCGCGCACCGGCTGAAGATCCGTGGCTTCGAGGTGGAGGTGTGCGTTCCGCCGGGCGTAGGCGACTGGCTCGACGAACTGAACCGCCGCGCGCACGCCGAAGCACTCGCACACGAGGAACTGGTCAAAAGCCGCTTGCTGGCCGATTTGGAGCGTCTGAGAGCTGGTGGCGCGAGCCATGCGGAAATGCTTGCGCACTTGGAGCGACAAACACACGAGGCCGGGGGGCATCGGAATCTCTGA
- the istB gene encoding IS21-like element ISAzo4 family helper ATPase IstB, producing the protein MLMQHSLQQLRTLRLEGMARAFEEQLTQPAITALSFEERFAQLIDREILLRDGKRIDRLLKAARIKAAAACLEDVDYRAGRGLERSQIAALGTGQWIRHHQNCLITGPTGSGKTWLACALANAACRQGLAAYYVRLPRLFEELRIAHADGSFSRRLMQLARMDLIVIDDWGLAAPSAQERSDLLELLDDRVGTRSTVITSQLPIEHWHTYLGDPTFADAILDRVVHAAHKLALKGESMRRKEKA; encoded by the coding sequence ATGCTGATGCAACACAGCCTGCAACAACTGCGCACCCTGCGCCTGGAAGGCATGGCCCGCGCCTTCGAGGAGCAGCTCACCCAGCCCGCCATCACCGCGCTCAGCTTCGAGGAGCGTTTCGCCCAGCTCATCGATCGCGAGATCCTGCTGCGCGACGGCAAACGCATCGATCGGCTGCTCAAGGCCGCCCGCATCAAAGCCGCTGCCGCCTGCCTGGAGGACGTCGACTACCGCGCCGGGCGCGGCCTCGAGCGCAGTCAGATCGCCGCGCTCGGAACCGGCCAGTGGATTCGCCACCACCAGAACTGCCTCATCACGGGCCCCACCGGCAGCGGCAAGACGTGGCTCGCCTGCGCGCTCGCCAACGCGGCGTGCCGGCAGGGCCTCGCGGCCTACTACGTGCGTCTGCCGCGGCTCTTCGAAGAGCTGCGCATCGCGCATGCCGATGGCAGCTTCAGCCGACGCCTGATGCAGCTCGCGCGCATGGATCTCATCGTCATCGACGATTGGGGCCTGGCCGCGCCGTCGGCGCAGGAGCGAAGCGACCTGCTGGAGCTGCTCGACGACCGCGTCGGCACGCGTTCGACCGTGATCACCAGCCAGCTGCCGATCGAGCACTGGCACACCTACCTGGGCGACCCGACCTTCGCCGATGCGATCCTCGATCGCGTCGTGCACGCCGCGCACAAGCTCGCCCTCAAGGGCGAGTCGATGAGAAGAAAGGAAAAGGCATGA
- the istA gene encoding IS21-like element ISAzo4 family transposase — translation MPAERIAMHKIRELLRLKYDCALSHERIARALSISKGVVAKYVKAAEECGRPWAELSAADEAELRRVLGVARRGRGASVANVPPDLAAVHQGLKRKNVTLALLWEEYVQTADGPSYQYSRFCDLYRAFARTLKRSMRQVHRAGEKLFIDYAGDTVPIVDADTGEISRAQIFVAVLGASSYTFACATATQSQADWLGSLARALAFIGGVPELVVPDNTRSLVGQADRYEPQLQRTTAEFAAHYGVAILPARPYKPQDKSKVEVGVQIVQRWILARLRHQRFFSLGELNEAIAALLEPLNTRAFRRLPGSRHEAFETLDRPALRPLPATAFQFAQWKRAKPNIDYHVEFDGHYYSVPYALAGQPVELRITASSIECFAAGRRVAVHARSHRHGAFTTLTEHMPASHQAHRQWSPGKLIAWGATVGPHTEQVVSHQLERMPHPEQGYRACLGLMRLGRQYGNERLEAAATRAVTLGAMRYRNVASILKSGLDRAPLPASTAQQSELALPAAHENLRGARYYH, via the coding sequence ATGCCGGCGGAGCGGATTGCCATGCACAAGATCAGGGAGCTGTTACGGCTCAAATACGACTGCGCGCTGTCGCATGAGCGCATTGCCCGCGCGCTGTCGATTTCCAAAGGCGTGGTCGCCAAGTATGTGAAGGCGGCCGAGGAGTGCGGCCGGCCGTGGGCCGAGTTGTCGGCGGCCGACGAGGCCGAGTTGCGCCGGGTGCTGGGGGTCGCCCGGCGTGGACGTGGCGCGAGCGTCGCGAATGTGCCGCCGGATCTGGCGGCGGTGCATCAGGGGCTCAAGCGAAAGAACGTCACGCTGGCGCTGCTGTGGGAAGAGTACGTGCAGACGGCCGACGGGCCGAGCTATCAGTACTCGCGCTTTTGCGACCTGTACCGCGCGTTCGCCCGCACGCTCAAGCGCTCGATGCGCCAGGTGCACCGCGCCGGCGAGAAACTCTTCATCGATTACGCGGGCGACACGGTGCCGATCGTCGACGCCGACACGGGCGAGATTTCGCGCGCGCAGATCTTCGTCGCGGTGCTCGGCGCCTCGAGCTATACGTTCGCCTGCGCCACGGCGACGCAGTCGCAGGCCGACTGGCTGGGCTCGCTCGCCCGGGCGCTGGCCTTCATCGGCGGCGTGCCCGAGCTCGTGGTGCCCGACAATACGCGCTCGCTCGTCGGGCAGGCCGACCGCTACGAGCCGCAACTGCAGCGCACCACCGCCGAGTTCGCCGCGCACTACGGCGTGGCGATCCTGCCCGCGCGCCCCTACAAGCCGCAGGACAAGTCCAAGGTCGAAGTCGGCGTACAGATCGTGCAGCGCTGGATTCTGGCGCGGTTGCGGCATCAGCGTTTCTTCTCGCTGGGGGAGTTGAACGAGGCGATCGCCGCGTTACTCGAGCCGCTGAACACGCGTGCCTTCCGGCGCCTGCCAGGCTCGCGCCACGAAGCGTTCGAGACGCTCGATCGGCCGGCGCTGCGCCCGTTGCCCGCCACCGCGTTCCAGTTCGCCCAATGGAAACGGGCCAAGCCCAACATCGACTACCACGTCGAGTTCGACGGGCATTACTACAGCGTGCCGTATGCGCTCGCCGGCCAACCGGTGGAGTTACGCATCACCGCGAGCAGCATCGAATGCTTTGCCGCAGGCCGTCGCGTTGCGGTGCATGCGAGAAGCCACCGGCACGGGGCTTTCACCACGCTCACCGAGCACATGCCCGCATCGCATCAGGCGCACCGTCAGTGGTCCCCGGGCAAACTCATCGCCTGGGGCGCCACGGTCGGGCCTCACACCGAGCAGGTGGTCAGCCACCAACTCGAACGCATGCCGCACCCCGAGCAGGGCTACCGGGCGTGCCTCGGGCTGATGCGCCTCGGTCGTCAATACGGCAACGAACGCCTCGAAGCCGCGGCGACCCGCGCCGTCACCCTCGGGGCGATGCGTTACCGCAACGTCGCCTCGATCCTCAAGAGCGGGCTCGACCGCGCGCCGCTCCCCGCATCCACTGCGCAGCAAAGCGAGCTCGCGCTACCGGCCGCTCACGAGAACCTGCGCGGTGCGCGCTACTACCACTGA